The Populus nigra chromosome 19, ddPopNigr1.1, whole genome shotgun sequence genome includes a window with the following:
- the LOC133679858 gene encoding wall-associated receptor kinase-like 8 gives MILQRWVFLLMMLLLLVAAVTGATANPDVRDGCRERCGDVIVPYPFGIGEQRCAMNENFFLDCNSTDDGHLELWFGKNMPARNISLLNGTVTVGIDISVDCYDKSGWQSHLFNQSMTLRSGPFTFSDSRNMFTAVGCDTTATVINKEGTFGAACLSLCTVNVTMSKNNSCSGSGCCQTSIPKGLKSLDITIQSFNNHTDVFEFNPCGFAFLEDKDSLDLSDWPLSRTPKPNDTSNVVIEWVAQTETCEQAQAKKSSYACGINTNCYYSDNGQGYRCACNEGFEGNPYLEKGCQDIDECKDPKKYSCHGKCHNTNGDYECKCPLGMHGDGKVGCQGFDIITIIISAVVGVVGVLLLVIGSWWLYKIMEKRKSIKLKQKFFRQNGGLLLQQHLSSSDQGGISKTKVFSSEELETATDGFNVNRILGQGGQGTVYKGMLADGVIVAVKRSTMVGEENLEGFINEVCILSQINQRNIVRLLGCCLEAEVPLLVYEFIPNGTLYEYLHRQNEEFPLSWEMRLQIAAETAGALCYLHSAASIPIFHRDIKSTNILLDNKYRAKIADFGTSRSLSDDQTHLTTNVQGTFGYFDPEYFWSSQYTDKSDVYSFGVVLAELLTRQKAILTNESQERKNLAAHFVLLMEENRIFDIVDAQIKEHCPKEDVIGVANIAMRCLNLNGKMRPTMKQVTSELERIIQLSQKKDVQQNNEEADQGITAEVISAWDDASTSITCSSFQVDQALSSSDVEPLVPFKTW, from the exons ATGATACTTCAGAGGTGGGTGTTTTTGCTGATGATGTTGTTGCTACTAGTGGCTGCAGTAACAGGAGCAACAGCAAATCCAGATGTGAGAGATGGCTGCCGAGAAAGGTGTGGGGATGTTATTGTTCCTTACCCGTTTGGGATTGGGGAACAAAGATGTGCCATGAATGAAAACTTCTTTCTAGATTGCAATTCCACTGATGATGGTCATCTTGAACTGTGGTTTGGAAAGAACATGCCTGCTCGCAATATATCATTGCTGAATGGCACAGTCACTGTAGGTATTGATATATCGGTCGATTGCTATGACAAGTCAGGGTGGCAGTCGCACCTTTTCAATCAGTCTATGACACTTCGATCAGGCCCCTTCACATTTTCAGACTCTCGAAACATGTTCACAGCAGTTGGTTGTGATACCACTGCTACGGTGATCAACAAGGAGGGGACATTCGGGGCTGCCTGTCTCTCTTTATGCACTGTAAATgttaccatgtcaaagaataaTTCCTGCTCAGGTTCTGGATGCTGCCAGACCTCGATTCCAAAGGGTCTCAAGTCTCTGGATATTACCATTCAGAGCTTTAACAACCACACGGATGTTTTCGAATTTAACCCCTGTGGCTTTGCATTCCTTGAGGACAAAGACTCCCTTGACCTGTCGGATTGGCCACTCTCTCGAACCCCAAAACCTAATGATACATCAAATGTTGTGATCGAATGGGTAGCTCAAACCGAGACATGCGAACAGGCTCAGGCCAAAAAGAGTTCATATGCTTGTGGCATCAATACAAATTGCTACTACTCCGATAATGGTCAAGGATATCGTTGCGCATGCAATGAAGGGTTCGAAGGAAACCCATATCTTGAAAAAGGATGCCAAG ATATTGATGAGTGCAAGGATCCCAAGAAATACTCATGTCATGGTAAATGCCACAACACCAATGGGGATTACGAATGTAAATGTCCACTGGGCATGCATGGTGATGGCAAAGTAGGTTGTCAAGGATTTGACATCATCACAATTATTATTTCAG CTGTTGTTGGAGTTGTTGGCGTGTTGTTACTGGTTATTGGTAGCTGGTGGCTATACAAAATCATGGAGAAAAGGAAGAGCATCAAACTGAAACAGAAGTTTTTCAGACAGAATGGTGGTCTACTGTTACAGCAACATTTATCCTCAAGTGATCAAGGTGGTATTTCCAAAACCAAAGTATTTAGCTCAGAGGAGTTGGAAACTGCCACAGATGGTTTCAATGTGAATAGGATACTTGGTCAAGGTGGCCAAGGTACCGTGTACAAAGGGATGCTAGCAGATGGAGTAATTGTTGCGGTCAAAAGGTCCACAATGGTGGGTGAAGAAAACCTTGAAGGATTCATCAACGAGGTCTGTATTCTTTCACAAATCAACCAAAGAAATATAGTCAGGCTACTTGGTTGCTGTTTGGAGGCAGAAGTTCCTCTTTTAGTTTATGAATTTATTCCTAATGGAACTCTTTACGAGTATCTCCATCGCCAAAATGAGGAGTTCCCTTTATCATGGGAAATGAGATTACAGATTGCTGCTGAAACTGCCGGAGCACTTTGCTATCTTCACTCAGCAGCTTCCATTCCAATTTTTCATCGAGATATAAAGTCCACCAACATACTCTTAGATAACAAGTATCGCGCAAAGATTGCCGATTTCGGGACTTCAAGATCACTCTCCGATGATCAAACTCATTTGACGACTAATGTGCAAGGCACCTTTGGTTACTTCGACCCAGAATACTTTTGGTCTAGTCAGTATACAGATAAGAGTGATGTCTATAGTTTTGGAGTAGTTCTTGCTGAGCTCTTAACTAGACAAAAAGCAATTCTTACAAACGAGTCACAAGAACGCAAAAATTTGGCTGCacattttgttcttttgatgGAAGAGAACAgaatttttgatattgttgatgCTCAAATTAAGGAGCACTGCCCCAAGGAGGATGTCATCGGTGTGGCTAATATTGCAATGAGATGCTTGAATTTGAACGGAAAAATGCGACCGACAATGAAACAAGTCACATCAGAGTTGGAGAGGATCATTCAATTGTCACAAAAGAAGGACGTTCAACAAAATAACGAAGAAGCTGATCAGGGCATCACGGCTGAAGTAATCAGTGCGTGGGATGATGCTTCTACATCAATTACTTGCAGCAGTTTTCAAGTTGATCAAGCTCTATCATCATCTGATGTCGAACCTTTGGTCCCTTTCAAGACTTGGTGA